One Bacillus sp. 1780r2a1 DNA segment encodes these proteins:
- a CDS encoding transcriptional regulator, protein MIQDNLILEHYGLNELNFETIKSYRDKFAAVKPDHPWNVLETKEFLYKIGAWGKARDTHKEGVTLAGLLMFSEERMITEVLPQYFLEYRESDVQGGWNERFTSQDGTWSGNLYDFYFYVTEQIHKHQQNSEIASSLVEVVTNMLLHADYNGEGGLTFEYNQHSCVFSNPGLFRIPVDKVFITKMSNLRNPHLFKLFRLLNLCERSGSGLTVLHDKWESYGYKLPTIDQDVYLKRTTLTLPMSFLEGQKEIENLKNATLSFNSNTGNKTEDVESTVEFVEKRSSYNKVENSYNKDKTPLIEELEGLNRGVIPVIKGDNPYNKEVKSYNKNKYSYNKEEIPISNLEDENSVLWNLAEIARRKKRLSPVKMEEVIVSLCEQQPLMLKDLAHLLDRTPDGVRNNYLSKMLRKGKLQLKYPEQPNHPKQAYLIEDHKREE, encoded by the coding sequence ATGATACAAGATAACCTCATCCTAGAGCATTATGGATTAAATGAGCTGAACTTTGAAACAATTAAAAGCTATCGAGATAAGTTTGCAGCAGTAAAGCCGGATCATCCTTGGAACGTCCTTGAGACTAAAGAGTTTCTTTATAAGATAGGGGCATGGGGGAAAGCGAGAGACACTCATAAAGAAGGTGTAACGCTTGCGGGGCTGCTTATGTTTAGTGAAGAAAGAATGATCACAGAAGTTTTACCACAATACTTTTTAGAGTATCGAGAAAGTGATGTACAAGGTGGATGGAATGAGCGGTTTACGTCCCAAGACGGTACGTGGTCTGGAAATCTATATGACTTCTACTTTTATGTTACAGAGCAGATTCATAAACACCAGCAAAATAGTGAGATCGCTTCCTCATTAGTTGAGGTAGTGACGAATATGTTACTGCATGCAGACTATAATGGAGAAGGTGGATTAACATTCGAATACAATCAGCATAGCTGTGTATTCTCTAATCCAGGTTTATTTCGAATCCCTGTGGATAAAGTGTTCATAACCAAGATGAGTAATTTAAGAAATCCACATTTATTTAAGCTCTTTCGGCTACTAAATTTATGTGAACGTTCTGGCAGTGGCTTAACGGTTCTTCACGATAAATGGGAATCATATGGCTACAAGCTTCCAACCATTGATCAAGATGTCTATCTAAAGAGGACAACACTCACTCTACCTATGTCTTTTCTAGAAGGACAAAAAGAGATTGAAAATCTAAAGAATGCAACTCTATCGTTTAATAGCAATACGGGAAATAAAACAGAAGATGTCGAATCGACCGTGGAATTTGTTGAAAAAAGAAGCTCCTATAATAAAGTTGAAAACTCCTACAATAAAGATAAAACGCCTTTAATAGAGGAGTTAGAAGGATTAAATAGAGGAGTTATTCCTGTTATTAAAGGAGATAACCCCTATAATAAAGAGGTTAAGTCCTATAATAAAAACAAATACTCCTATAATAAAGAAGAAATTCCAATTTCAAATTTAGAAGATGAAAATAGTGTTTTATGGAATCTAGCTGAAATAGCAAGGCGTAAAAAGCGTCTAAGCCCAGTCAAAATGGAAGAAGTAATTGTTTCTCTTTGTGAACAACAGCCTCTTATGCTGAAAGATTTGGCTCACTTACTAGATCGAACGCCTGATGGAGTAAGAAACAATTACTTATCTAAAATGTTGCGCAAAGGCAAACTTCAGCTTAAATATCCTGAACAGCCTAACCATCCAAAGCAGGCTTACTTAATAGAAGATCATAAAAGGGAGGAATAA
- the essA gene encoding type VII secretion protein EssA, producing the protein MKHNIIGRIAFIAILLFLSTSSAYAADDTQTQVQDVAPNIFQDEKIKLNPDSLGQTKREVENIPEEIIGISFTNEEKKPSLKSSLFLNDSTTNHSIQSQVDKYGLFASPESPVRSSPVQDVPQETGLKLQWVYLLLIGIGLVLLFTVLIPKLKPAQINGKNK; encoded by the coding sequence ATGAAGCATAATATAATCGGAAGAATCGCATTTATAGCGATTCTTCTCTTTCTATCTACGTCAAGTGCATACGCAGCGGATGATACGCAAACACAAGTTCAAGATGTAGCACCGAATATCTTTCAAGATGAGAAGATAAAACTTAATCCGGATTCTCTTGGTCAAACTAAAAGAGAAGTAGAAAACATTCCTGAGGAAATAATAGGAATTTCATTTACGAATGAAGAGAAAAAGCCTTCTCTAAAGAGCTCCTTATTTTTAAATGATTCAACAACAAATCACTCCATTCAATCTCAAGTTGATAAATATGGTTTGTTTGCGTCACCTGAGTCACCTGTTCGGTCTTCACCAGTACAAGATGTACCGCAGGAAACAGGATTAAAACTACAGTGGGTATATCTATTATTGATTGGAATTGGATTGGTTTTATTATTTACAGTGCTTATTCCAAAATTAAAACCAGCTCAGATAAATGGGAAGAATAAATAA
- a CDS encoding Rrf2 family transcriptional regulator, protein MRLTQYTDYSLRVLLYLAVRDRQSLSNIKEIADAYQISKNHLMKVTHELGKLGLIETIRGRKGGIRLAKNPKEINIGSVVRQTEEDFHIVECFNNELNKCTISPSCKLKHVLYEAMQAFIKVLDSYTLEDLITNKDELNFLLLSRQQLD, encoded by the coding sequence ATGAGGCTAACACAGTATACAGACTATTCATTACGTGTGCTGCTTTACTTAGCTGTTCGAGATCGTCAAAGCTTAAGCAATATTAAAGAAATTGCCGATGCTTATCAAATATCAAAAAATCACCTTATGAAGGTAACTCATGAACTAGGAAAGCTTGGATTAATAGAGACGATTCGCGGACGTAAAGGCGGCATTCGATTGGCAAAAAACCCTAAAGAAATTAATATTGGCTCCGTCGTGCGCCAAACTGAAGAAGACTTTCATATTGTTGAATGTTTTAACAATGAACTCAATAAATGCACCATTTCTCCTTCATGTAAGCTTAAACATGTGCTTTACGAGGCTATGCAGGCTTTTATTAAAGTACTTGATAGTTATACGCTTGAAGACTTAATCACAAATAAAGATGAACTAAATTTCTTATTGTTATCCCGTCAGCAGCTCGATTAA
- a CDS encoding YflJ family protein gives MHVGSKGWYVEQLKRNGVRHHEGRKIEKYKTYVLANLLDKHKR, from the coding sequence ATGCACGTAGGAAGTAAAGGTTGGTACGTTGAACAATTAAAACGAAATGGTGTACGACACCATGAAGGACGTAAAATTGAAAAGTACAAAACGTATGTACTTGCTAATCTACTTGATAAGCACAAAAGATAA
- a CDS encoding family 14 glycosylhydrolase: MYKPIKKFASLIVLLSFVTAFILAPTNSQAAVNGQSFNSNYKTYLMAPLKKVTEFTTWEAFENDLRKAKQNGFYAVTVDFWWGDMEKNGDQQFDFSYAQRFAQAARNAGIKMVPIISTHQCGGNVGDDCNTPLPSWIWNTKTDDSLYFKSETGTVNKETVNPLATDVITKQYGELYTAFAQALAPYKDVIPKIYLSGGPAGELRYPSYTAADGTGYPSRGKFQAYTNFAKSKFQTWAVNKYGSLAGVNQAWGLNLTSISQILPPSDGNQFLKDGYSTNYGKDFLEWYQGVLQDHAKRIGALAHQAFDPVFNVPVGAKIAGIHWQYNNPTMPHAAEKPAGYNNYSTLLDSFKTAKLDLTFTCLEMVDSGTYPEYSMPKTLVKEVASLANAKGIVLNGENALSIGSEEQYKRAAEMTFNYNFAGFTLLRFYDVINNSTRMSQFNQYLNIKPIAQTMVVKNAPTAPGESVYIVGDRPELGQWDTTAYPIKLSYNSTYGDWRGTVNFPADRSVQFKAIIKRLDGSVKSWQPTQQYWNVPGTSTTYTNNW; the protein is encoded by the coding sequence ATGTACAAGCCAATTAAAAAGTTTGCATCACTTATTGTTTTGTTAAGTTTTGTTACCGCTTTCATATTAGCGCCAACCAATAGCCAAGCGGCGGTAAATGGACAGTCGTTTAACTCGAATTACAAGACCTACTTGATGGCACCGCTAAAGAAAGTAACGGAGTTTACTACGTGGGAAGCTTTTGAAAATGACCTTCGCAAGGCAAAGCAAAATGGGTTTTACGCCGTGACAGTAGATTTTTGGTGGGGAGATATGGAGAAAAACGGTGACCAGCAGTTTGACTTCTCTTATGCACAGAGGTTTGCACAGGCAGCTCGAAATGCTGGAATAAAAATGGTGCCGATTATCTCGACACACCAATGTGGTGGAAATGTAGGAGATGACTGTAACACACCTCTTCCTTCATGGATTTGGAATACTAAAACGGATGATAGCCTATATTTCAAATCAGAGACAGGTACAGTAAACAAAGAAACAGTAAATCCATTAGCGACAGATGTGATTACAAAACAGTACGGGGAGCTATACACAGCGTTTGCGCAAGCGTTAGCACCGTATAAAGACGTTATTCCAAAGATTTATTTATCAGGGGGACCAGCTGGTGAGCTTCGCTACCCTTCATACACAGCTGCTGATGGCACAGGCTATCCTTCTAGAGGGAAATTTCAAGCATATACTAATTTTGCAAAATCAAAATTCCAAACGTGGGCTGTTAACAAGTATGGTTCGTTAGCAGGTGTAAACCAAGCATGGGGGTTAAATTTAACATCTATATCGCAAATTTTACCGCCTTCAGATGGAAATCAGTTTTTAAAGGATGGATATAGCACAAACTATGGAAAAGATTTTCTAGAATGGTATCAAGGAGTTCTGCAAGACCATGCGAAGCGTATTGGAGCATTAGCTCATCAAGCATTTGATCCGGTGTTTAATGTACCTGTAGGAGCTAAAATAGCAGGAATACACTGGCAATATAATAACCCAACAATGCCTCATGCTGCTGAAAAGCCAGCGGGTTATAATAACTACAGTACATTATTAGACTCATTTAAAACAGCCAAGCTAGATTTAACGTTTACATGCTTAGAAATGGTCGATAGCGGCACATATCCTGAATATTCAATGCCAAAAACGTTGGTAAAAGAAGTTGCAAGCCTAGCAAATGCAAAAGGGATTGTGTTAAATGGTGAAAATGCTTTAAGTATCGGAAGTGAAGAGCAGTATAAACGCGCAGCTGAAATGACATTTAACTATAACTTTGCGGGCTTTACGCTTTTAAGATTCTATGATGTTATTAATAACTCAACACGTATGAGTCAGTTTAATCAGTATTTAAATATAAAACCGATTGCACAAACCATGGTTGTTAAAAATGCACCTACAGCGCCTGGAGAGAGTGTTTACATCGTCGGAGATCGTCCTGAACTTGGACAGTGGGACACAACTGCTTATCCAATTAAGCTCTCTTACAACTCAACGTACGGAGATTGGAGAGGAACTGTTAATTTCCCAGCCGATCGAAGCGTTCAGTTCAAAGCGATTATCAAGCGATTAGATGGCTCAGTAAAATCATGGCAACCAACCCAGCAGTATTGGAATGTCCCAGGAACATCTACAACATATACGAATAACTGGTAA
- a CDS encoding D-2-hydroxyacid dehydrogenase — MELQNILVTSRMYKELESIIEKEDKRGKAFRYVDEKHIKDEDLRWADAYVSFYPVENFAFHQLKWVHSLGAGVDRYVQLDSWKEDVLLTRTVCSFGERMSEYCLSYMLSELQYHAAFQKAQNKKKWQPLEPILLSTQKVVIYGTGEIGQAIAEMLKQFGVHVTGVSRSGTRNQRFHQVVTAGDEASYLQEADWIINTLPLTPETNHMFNAEWMNILQSAYFINVGRGATVDAVALIEAINKRKIKKAFLDVFEVEPLPESDMLWEHKNIVITPHISAVTTPEEAVACFLDTLDRIEADKPLENKVDLNRGY; from the coding sequence GTGGAGCTTCAAAATATTTTGGTCACAAGCCGCATGTATAAAGAATTAGAGAGTATCATTGAAAAAGAAGATAAGCGAGGAAAAGCTTTTCGATATGTTGATGAAAAACATATAAAGGATGAGGACTTAAGGTGGGCAGATGCTTATGTTAGTTTTTATCCTGTTGAAAACTTTGCTTTTCATCAGTTAAAGTGGGTTCATTCTCTAGGGGCAGGTGTGGATCGCTATGTTCAATTAGATAGCTGGAAAGAAGATGTACTTTTGACACGCACTGTTTGTTCATTTGGAGAGAGAATGAGCGAGTATTGTTTAAGCTATATGCTGAGTGAACTTCAGTACCATGCTGCTTTTCAAAAAGCGCAGAATAAAAAGAAATGGCAACCATTGGAACCCATTTTATTATCAACCCAAAAAGTTGTTATTTATGGAACTGGTGAAATTGGACAGGCTATTGCAGAGATGTTAAAACAGTTTGGAGTCCACGTAACGGGAGTTTCTCGAAGCGGCACAAGAAATCAACGCTTTCATCAAGTTGTGACAGCTGGTGATGAAGCATCGTATTTACAAGAAGCAGATTGGATTATTAACACACTGCCGCTAACGCCTGAAACGAATCATATGTTTAATGCGGAGTGGATGAATATTTTACAAAGTGCATACTTTATTAATGTAGGAAGGGGCGCAACAGTTGATGCGGTAGCACTTATAGAAGCGATCAATAAGAGAAAAATTAAAAAGGCCTTTTTAGACGTATTTGAAGTAGAACCGCTACCTGAATCTGATATGCTATGGGAGCATAAAAACATCGTAATCACGCCTCATATTTCAGCTGTTACAACGCCTGAAGAAGCAGTTGCTTGTTTCTTAGACACCTTAGACAGAATTGAAGCGGACAAACCTTTAGAAAATAAAGTAGACCTTAATCGAGGATATTAA
- a CDS encoding amidase: MSSMSCAASSGEEVYDSSFSTWLWDTTRIEQDPAQLVKDIQEKRVNRVYLQINSEIPILAYQRFIKAASSSGITIYALDGDRTWATSGQSDYEAFWKWIGRYQEEVAVDERFKGVHLDVEPYLLSNWKENQTQIVRAYEDMIRDAADQSKALQMTIGADIPFWFDEIDSITESDSLAYSVIKMVDEVTIMAYRNKAKGENGFIELTKNERRWGSLLSTSIEIGLETMPSKEGKFISFASKGESTMMQEIQEMISIVGDTSTRFSIHHFDSWVNMKK, from the coding sequence TTGAGTTCAATGAGTTGTGCTGCTAGCAGTGGTGAAGAAGTATATGATTCCTCTTTTTCAACATGGCTGTGGGATACGACGCGGATTGAACAGGATCCAGCGCAGCTAGTAAAAGATATTCAAGAAAAGCGAGTAAATCGTGTATATCTGCAAATTAACTCTGAGATACCTATCTTGGCCTATCAACGCTTTATAAAAGCCGCAAGCAGTAGCGGAATAACTATTTACGCTTTAGATGGTGATCGTACATGGGCAACATCAGGTCAATCAGATTATGAAGCTTTTTGGAAATGGATTGGACGCTACCAAGAAGAAGTAGCAGTTGATGAACGCTTTAAAGGCGTTCATCTAGATGTTGAGCCGTATTTATTGTCAAATTGGAAAGAGAATCAGACGCAAATTGTTCGTGCATACGAAGACATGATAAGAGACGCTGCTGATCAATCTAAAGCGCTTCAGATGACAATAGGAGCTGATATTCCATTTTGGTTTGATGAAATCGATTCAATCACTGAATCAGATAGCCTTGCTTACTCCGTTATTAAGATGGTTGATGAAGTAACAATAATGGCTTACCGCAATAAAGCAAAAGGAGAAAATGGGTTTATTGAGCTTACAAAAAATGAGCGTAGGTGGGGCTCATTGCTTTCAACTTCTATTGAAATTGGATTGGAAACCATGCCTTCAAAAGAAGGGAAGTTTATTTCGTTTGCTTCTAAAGGCGAGTCAACTATGATGCAAGAAATTCAAGAAATGATCTCTATAGTAGGTGATACATCCACTCGTTTCAGCATTCATCATTTTGACAGTTGGGTGAATATGAAAAAATAA
- a CDS encoding endonuclease, protein MLKKSSAPLYKVLFLVTLLVALVISGLPLQHSKAATAIGVSQAVSLQNNAIQTVEGYVVGQPTSTTTVLTSNYPNDYALAIADTPTENNPAKMLYVQIPSTFRSGFGLQTNPTLKGKKISATGNLTAYFSHPGLKNVTMMSKETSGTTNPTEPTNPPASSVEEYYSSAEGKTGTALKSALHNIIDDHTEISYSAVWDALRKTDEDPNNSNNVILLYTGRSQGKFTNGTGINDWNREHVWAKSHGDFGTTMGAGTDIHHLRPTDVTVNSTRNNLDFDNGGKEHTEALGNYYDSDSWEPRDAVKGDVARMLFYMAVRYEGDISDEPDLELNNLVNNGSAPYHGKLSVLLQWHQQDPVDASERRRNEIIYSDYQHNRNPFIDHPEWVSAIWN, encoded by the coding sequence ATGTTGAAAAAAAGTTCAGCTCCTTTATACAAGGTACTGTTTCTAGTTACTCTATTAGTAGCACTAGTCATTAGCGGTCTGCCACTGCAGCATTCAAAGGCTGCTACTGCGATTGGCGTCTCACAAGCTGTCTCATTACAAAATAACGCAATTCAAACAGTAGAAGGATACGTTGTCGGGCAACCAACTAGTACAACCACAGTTTTAACTAGTAATTATCCAAACGACTATGCACTAGCAATTGCGGATACACCAACTGAAAATAATCCAGCTAAAATGCTTTATGTTCAAATTCCTTCTACGTTTCGTTCAGGCTTTGGACTCCAAACGAATCCAACGCTAAAGGGAAAGAAAATTTCAGCAACTGGGAATTTAACAGCTTATTTTTCACATCCAGGCTTAAAAAATGTAACGATGATGTCAAAGGAAACAAGCGGTACGACTAATCCAACGGAACCAACCAATCCACCTGCTTCGTCGGTTGAAGAATACTATTCATCTGCTGAAGGAAAGACGGGTACTGCATTGAAATCAGCATTACATAATATCATTGATGACCATACAGAAATCTCATATTCAGCAGTATGGGATGCACTTCGCAAAACAGATGAAGATCCTAATAACTCAAATAATGTAATCTTACTGTATACTGGGCGTTCTCAAGGGAAGTTTACAAATGGTACAGGGATAAATGATTGGAACCGCGAGCACGTGTGGGCAAAATCACATGGTGACTTTGGGACAACGATGGGAGCAGGAACAGACATTCATCATCTACGTCCAACAGATGTTACAGTTAACAGCACGCGTAACAATTTAGACTTTGATAATGGCGGCAAAGAGCATACTGAAGCGCTAGGCAACTATTATGACAGCGATTCATGGGAGCCCCGCGATGCAGTAAAAGGTGACGTGGCACGTATGCTATTTTATATGGCTGTCCGTTATGAAGGGGATATAAGCGACGAACCAGATTTAGAGTTAAACAACTTAGTGAACAATGGAAGTGCTCCGTATCATGGGAAGCTATCAGTGTTGTTACAGTGGCATCAGCAGGATCCTGTAGATGCTTCAGAGCGCCGTCGTAATGAGATTATCTACTCAGATTATCAGCATAATCGAAATCCATTTATTGACCATCCTGAATGGGTAAGCGCTATTTGGAACTAA
- a CDS encoding nitric oxide synthase oxygenase — MIKASEFIHLCYTELDRTHETAERLAQIQREIEETGTYTHTFDELEHGARMAWRNSNKCIGRLFWQSLHVFDEREASTVEEVRDALFKHIEYATNDGKIRSTITVFKPKIGEKEPVRIWNHQLLRYAGYEMEYGQLGDAASNEFTKVCQELGWEGAGTHFDLLPLVIQVDEKKPQWFSIPKELVKEVIITHPEIAEFADLQLKWYGVPMISDMKLEIGGIEYVAAPFNGWYMGTEIGARNLADTDRYNMLPKVASIMDLDTRYNATLWKDKALVELNVAVLSSFKEQGVSIVDHHTAAQQFRLFEEREEKNGREVTGNWTWLIPPVSPATTHIFHKPYKNKVLSPNYFYQKKPY; from the coding sequence ATGATAAAAGCGAGTGAATTTATTCACCTTTGTTATACAGAGCTTGATAGAACCCACGAAACTGCTGAGCGTTTAGCGCAGATTCAAAGAGAAATTGAAGAAACAGGAACGTATACTCATACATTTGATGAGCTTGAACATGGTGCCCGAATGGCTTGGAGAAACAGTAATAAGTGTATTGGGCGCTTGTTTTGGCAGTCTCTTCATGTGTTTGATGAGCGTGAAGCATCAACTGTTGAAGAAGTACGCGATGCTCTTTTTAAGCATATTGAGTATGCAACTAACGATGGGAAAATTCGCTCAACAATTACAGTTTTCAAACCAAAAATAGGTGAGAAAGAGCCGGTACGAATCTGGAATCACCAGCTTCTGAGGTACGCGGGCTATGAAATGGAATACGGCCAGCTTGGTGATGCGGCATCCAATGAGTTTACAAAAGTGTGCCAAGAGTTAGGTTGGGAAGGGGCAGGTACGCACTTTGATTTACTTCCTTTAGTTATTCAAGTGGATGAGAAGAAGCCACAATGGTTCTCGATTCCTAAAGAACTTGTCAAGGAAGTCATTATTACACACCCAGAGATAGCAGAATTTGCTGACCTACAGCTTAAATGGTATGGAGTGCCAATGATTTCTGATATGAAGCTAGAAATTGGTGGAATTGAATATGTTGCAGCACCGTTTAACGGCTGGTATATGGGTACAGAAATTGGTGCACGTAACTTAGCGGATACAGATCGTTATAATATGCTTCCTAAAGTGGCTTCTATTATGGATCTAGATACTCGCTATAATGCAACGTTATGGAAGGACAAAGCGCTTGTTGAACTAAATGTGGCCGTCTTGTCTTCTTTTAAAGAGCAAGGGGTCAGCATTGTTGACCATCATACAGCTGCTCAGCAGTTTCGCTTATTTGAAGAGCGTGAAGAGAAAAATGGACGAGAAGTAACGGGGAACTGGACTTGGCTCATCCCACCCGTTTCACCAGCAACTACGCATATTTTTCACAAGCCTTATAAAAACAAGGTGCTGTCACCAAATTATTTTTATCAGAAAAAACCATATTAA
- the msrA gene encoding peptide-methionine (S)-S-oxide reductase MsrA produces MEKATFAGGCFWCMVTPFDELEGIHGIVSGYTGGTVDNPTYEQVKSGTSGHYEAVQITFDPNVFPYKRLLDLYWPQIDPTDPDGQFQDRGPQYRTAIFYHTEQQRIEAEESKQAVANSGRFKDPIVTAILPASEFYAAEDYHQDFHKKNPKHYKEDRAKSGRDEFIKENWK; encoded by the coding sequence ATGGAAAAAGCAACATTTGCAGGTGGATGCTTTTGGTGTATGGTTACACCTTTTGATGAACTAGAAGGCATTCATGGTATTGTATCAGGATACACAGGTGGTACCGTAGACAATCCAACTTATGAACAGGTAAAATCAGGTACTTCCGGCCATTATGAGGCTGTACAAATCACTTTTGATCCGAACGTATTTCCTTATAAGCGCTTATTAGATCTTTATTGGCCACAAATTGATCCTACTGATCCAGACGGTCAGTTCCAAGATCGTGGTCCTCAGTATCGAACAGCAATTTTTTACCATACTGAACAACAACGCATTGAAGCAGAAGAATCAAAGCAAGCCGTTGCTAACAGCGGTCGCTTTAAGGATCCTATCGTGACAGCGATTCTTCCTGCCTCTGAATTCTACGCAGCGGAAGACTATCACCAAGATTTTCATAAGAAAAACCCTAAACACTATAAAGAAGATCGTGCTAAATCTGGCCGCGATGAGTTTATTAAAGAGAATTGGAAATAA
- a CDS encoding ATP-binding cassette domain-containing protein, with protein MSVLTVKNLSHGFGDRAIFNDVSFRLLKGEHVGLIGANGEGKSTFMNIITGKLEPDAGKVEWSRKVRVGYLDQHTSLEKGLTIRDVLKGAFQYLFDLEAQMNGLYEKMADVSPEELEKLLEEVGTIQDLLTNNDFYVIDAKVEEIARGLGLEDIGLERDVQDLSGGQRTKVLLAKLLLEKPEILLLDEPTNYLDEQHIEWLKRYLQEYENAFILISHDIPFLNSVINLIYHMENQELNRYVGDYDDFMKIYEMKKQQLEAAYKKQQQEMADLKDFVARNKARVSTRNMAMSRQKKLDKMEVIELAQERPKPEFNFKPARTSSKLIFETTDLVIGYDEPLSKPLSLRMERGQKIALSGANGIGKTTLLKSILGEIKPLSGSVEKGDYQHIGYFEQEIKTANYNTCIEEVWNEFPHFTQYEIRAALAKCGLTTKHIESKVEVLSGGEKAKVRLCKLINNETNILVLDEPTNHLDVDAKEELKRALKEYKGSILLICHEPEFYEDVVTDVWNCETWTTKLF; from the coding sequence ATGAGCGTACTAACGGTTAAAAATTTAAGTCATGGCTTTGGTGATCGCGCAATTTTTAATGATGTTTCGTTTCGGCTGTTAAAAGGTGAACACGTAGGTTTAATCGGAGCAAATGGCGAAGGTAAATCAACATTTATGAACATTATTACAGGAAAACTCGAGCCGGATGCTGGGAAAGTTGAATGGTCTAGAAAAGTTCGCGTTGGTTACCTCGACCAGCACACTTCTCTTGAAAAGGGATTAACGATTCGTGATGTTTTAAAAGGCGCGTTTCAATACCTATTCGACTTAGAAGCACAAATGAACGGATTATATGAAAAAATGGCTGACGTCTCTCCTGAAGAACTAGAGAAGCTTCTTGAAGAAGTAGGCACAATTCAAGATTTGTTAACGAATAATGATTTCTATGTCATTGATGCTAAGGTTGAAGAAATTGCTAGAGGATTAGGTTTAGAAGATATCGGATTAGAGCGTGATGTGCAAGATTTAAGTGGTGGACAGCGTACAAAAGTCCTTCTTGCGAAGCTCTTGTTAGAAAAGCCAGAAATTCTTTTACTCGATGAGCCTACCAACTATTTAGATGAGCAACACATTGAATGGTTGAAACGTTACCTACAGGAATACGAAAATGCATTTATTTTAATCTCGCATGATATTCCATTTTTAAATAGCGTTATTAATCTTATTTATCATATGGAAAATCAAGAGTTGAATCGCTATGTAGGTGACTACGATGATTTTATGAAAATCTATGAAATGAAAAAGCAGCAGCTAGAAGCGGCTTACAAAAAGCAACAGCAAGAAATGGCTGATTTAAAAGATTTTGTTGCTCGCAACAAAGCTCGTGTATCGACACGAAACATGGCTATGTCTCGACAAAAGAAGCTTGATAAAATGGAGGTTATTGAGCTTGCTCAAGAGCGTCCGAAACCAGAATTCAACTTCAAACCTGCACGTACATCCAGCAAGCTAATTTTTGAAACAACCGATTTAGTCATCGGATATGACGAGCCTCTATCAAAACCACTGAGCCTTCGCATGGAGCGTGGTCAGAAAATCGCATTATCTGGTGCCAACGGAATTGGTAAAACAACGCTCTTAAAGAGTATCTTAGGTGAAATCAAACCGTTGTCTGGTTCTGTTGAAAAAGGAGACTACCAGCACATTGGCTACTTTGAACAAGAAATCAAAACAGCCAACTATAACACATGTATTGAAGAAGTCTGGAACGAGTTTCCCCACTTTACGCAGTATGAAATTCGCGCCGCACTTGCAAAATGCGGTTTAACAACGAAGCATATCGAAAGTAAAGTTGAGGTATTAAGTGGTGGAGAGAAAGCAAAGGTTCGCCTCTGTAAGCTTATTAACAATGAAACCAACATTCTTGTTCTTGATGAGCCTACCAACCACTTAGACGTAGATGCTAAGGAAGAATTAAAACGTGCTTTAAAAGAATACAAAGGAAGTATTCTGCTTATTTGTCACGAACCTGAGTTTTATGAAGACGTTGTAACGGACGTATGGAACTGTGAAACGTGGACAACAAAATTATTTTAA